A genomic window from Leptolyngbya sp. BL0902 includes:
- a CDS encoding response regulator: MKTVLIVEDDVVNARVFSKILTKRGGLTVKHTEDVEEVVSLARSGDISVILMDVSLAHSMYEGKPMDGIKITQLLKSDPQTANLPIILVTAHAMEGDRENFLSQSGADGYITKPVIDHQEFVDQVKAAMGNSINE; the protein is encoded by the coding sequence ATGAAAACCGTCCTAATTGTTGAAGATGATGTGGTCAATGCACGGGTATTCTCCAAAATTTTGACGAAACGGGGCGGATTAACCGTCAAACACACCGAGGATGTGGAAGAGGTGGTTTCCCTAGCCCGCAGTGGCGACATTAGCGTCATTTTGATGGATGTCTCGCTAGCCCACAGCATGTATGAGGGCAAACCCATGGATGGCATCAAAATTACCCAGCTGCTTAAATCTGACCCCCAAACTGCGAATTTGCCGATCATTCTCGTCACGGCCCACGCCATGGAAGGCGACCGGGAAAATTTCCTCAGCCAAAGCGGGGCCGATGGCTACATTACCAAGCCCGTGATTGATCATCAGGAATTTGTGGATCAAGTCAAGGCCGCCATGGGCAACTCCATAAACGAATAA
- a CDS encoding DNA double-strand break repair nuclease NurA, producing the protein MLDLARLAQQMQGISQHLAQEAEAAQGRVRLARRWLTTAAQNQETWVAHQRDFADHLAFTAALPVEPLTTRVSLDAAPAAHTVLATDGSQISPSHHEIAYCYLINVGRVVLHYGQGRFPLLDSLPEVIYRPEDLYQSRPWGIGTEEWMGHRRTVAEAVALAELGAMLAEGDGGISPQPGTPSEELDTSSEMPTLSMTASPEISKNSAPVDLPSPVTDLPSPVLAMADGSLIYWFLDGLPAEARDHILTPILAAWDRLRRLGIPIVSYLSATRSSEGLNFLRLPACPFPQPHCGQHCNGQSEKAPCGGFMPLRDAVFWATELEPGQRSPFWRSSASILELYGDQRIYFCYLHVGVEVARVEMPEWVVADAAQCDMALRLVLAQVQKGYGYPVALAEAHNQAVVRGGDRQRFFALLEREMVRAGLKNIGISAKEARKRGSIA; encoded by the coding sequence ATGCTGGATTTGGCGCGGTTGGCCCAGCAGATGCAGGGCATTAGTCAGCATTTGGCCCAGGAGGCGGAAGCGGCTCAAGGGCGGGTGCGGTTGGCGCGGCGATGGCTGACCACCGCCGCCCAGAATCAAGAAACTTGGGTGGCCCACCAGCGAGACTTTGCCGATCACCTAGCCTTTACGGCGGCGTTGCCCGTAGAGCCGTTGACCACTCGCGTCAGCCTGGATGCGGCCCCTGCGGCCCACACGGTGCTGGCCACCGATGGATCGCAGATTTCCCCCAGCCACCACGAAATCGCCTACTGCTACTTGATCAACGTGGGTCGGGTGGTGCTGCACTATGGACAGGGGCGGTTTCCGCTCCTGGATAGCCTGCCGGAGGTGATCTATCGGCCTGAGGATCTGTATCAGTCGCGCCCCTGGGGCATTGGCACCGAGGAATGGATGGGCCATCGACGCACCGTGGCGGAGGCAGTGGCCCTGGCGGAACTGGGGGCGATGCTAGCCGAGGGTGACGGGGGAATTTCTCCACAACCGGGCACACCCTCAGAAGAACTCGATACATCCTCAGAAATGCCAACCTTGAGCATGACGGCATCCCCAGAAATCTCGAAAAACTCAGCCCCGGTGGATCTGCCATCCCCGGTTACGGATCTGCCGTCCCCAGTTTTGGCCATGGCCGATGGCTCCTTGATTTACTGGTTCCTAGACGGACTGCCCGCCGAGGCCCGCGACCACATCCTTACCCCCATTTTGGCGGCCTGGGATCGGCTCCGACGGCTGGGCATTCCCATCGTCAGCTACCTCAGCGCCACCCGCAGCAGCGAGGGCCTGAACTTTTTGCGCCTGCCCGCCTGCCCCTTTCCTCAACCCCACTGCGGCCAGCACTGCAACGGCCAATCGGAAAAAGCGCCCTGTGGTGGGTTCATGCCCCTGCGAGATGCGGTGTTTTGGGCCACAGAACTGGAACCGGGGCAGCGCAGTCCCTTTTGGCGGAGTTCCGCCAGCATTCTGGAGCTCTACGGCGATCAGCGGATTTACTTCTGCTACCTCCATGTGGGGGTAGAGGTGGCGCGGGTGGAGATGCCGGAGTGGGTGGTGGCCGATGCAGCCCAATGCGATATGGCCCTGCGGCTGGTGCTGGCCCAGGTGCAAAAGGGCTATGGCTATCCGGTGGCCCTGGCGGAGGCCCACAACCAGGCGGTGGTGCGAGGGGGAGATCGCCAGCGATTTTTTGCCCTCCTGGAGCGAGAAATGGTGCGGGCGGGCCTGAAAAACATCGGCATTTCCGCCAAAGAAGCCCGAAAACGGGGAAGTATTGCTTAG
- a CDS encoding FAD-dependent oxidoreductase, whose product MSESLEGLFAQTLARRNVLKLFGVGGIAALLSYSRLSKPQPIVFQQDRLELPLQVGRDLKAVVIGGGLAGLATAYELSQRGVAVTLIERSPQLGGKIASWPIQVGDDHFMMEHGFHGFFPQYYNLFSLINELEIRQNFKSLDYYSLVYKEGYAPEVFRPSNSAFPWNIVDLAISSSNRLKWGINLTHMKHLEVFREITGFRNPQSYNRLDHLSMAEWVGDDFPKGLYDLYFLPFAKSSLNAPDVLSAGELMQFFHFYFFGNPEGLAFNGTCQDMGRSLVDPMVEAIKANGGEVLTGTTVSQVRWDEGKITGISYQKGSVATNPVPFWVERNPLLSNDTLEYFGAGDQVYSLAPGAKTALSLTCTHQGCSVQRQVDTTADGYLCPCHGAAYASDGQVLAGPAQDNLTAFKVLQRDGDRVQLIAANVESGGNPSHDLTADYYIMAADIPGIKSLFALAEGTVEPILAQQVDELQVADPFAVGRFWLDRDFDWEHSWFTSLSGYRLTDSITLYHRIQEDYIDWAERTGGSVVELHAYCYKEKEFPTQADILDTFETELYEIVPELKGATILHRQLVNQKNFAGFPPGSFANRPQTATTTDNLLFAGDWVRMPFPCGLMERAVSSGLLAANTILQREGAKRRPILTVNPEGVLKI is encoded by the coding sequence ATGAGTGAATCCCTTGAGGGGCTGTTTGCCCAAACCCTCGCCCGTCGTAACGTTCTCAAACTCTTTGGAGTGGGGGGCATTGCGGCGCTGTTGAGCTATTCTCGCCTGAGCAAGCCTCAGCCCATCGTGTTCCAGCAGGATCGGCTGGAATTGCCGCTTCAGGTGGGGCGCGACCTCAAGGCGGTGGTAATTGGCGGTGGCTTGGCCGGGTTAGCCACCGCCTACGAACTCAGCCAGCGCGGCGTGGCGGTGACGCTGATTGAGCGATCCCCCCAGTTGGGCGGCAAAATCGCCAGTTGGCCGATCCAAGTGGGCGACGACCACTTCATGATGGAGCACGGCTTCCACGGCTTTTTCCCGCAGTATTACAACCTGTTTAGCCTGATTAACGAACTGGAGATTCGCCAGAATTTCAAGTCCCTGGACTACTATTCCCTGGTCTATAAAGAGGGCTATGCGCCGGAGGTATTCCGGCCCAGCAACTCGGCTTTTCCATGGAATATCGTGGATTTGGCCATTTCCTCCTCCAATCGCCTCAAGTGGGGCATCAACCTCACCCACATGAAGCACCTGGAGGTATTTCGGGAAATCACGGGCTTCCGCAACCCCCAGAGCTACAACCGCCTCGATCATCTTTCCATGGCGGAATGGGTTGGCGATGACTTCCCCAAGGGGCTGTACGACCTGTATTTCCTGCCCTTTGCCAAGTCCAGCCTGAATGCGCCGGACGTGCTCAGCGCCGGGGAACTGATGCAGTTCTTCCACTTCTATTTCTTTGGCAACCCGGAAGGGCTGGCCTTCAACGGCACCTGTCAAGACATGGGACGATCCCTGGTTGATCCCATGGTGGAAGCCATCAAGGCCAACGGCGGCGAGGTGCTGACCGGAACCACCGTCAGCCAGGTGCGCTGGGACGAGGGCAAAATCACCGGGATTTCCTACCAAAAGGGCAGCGTGGCTACCAACCCCGTGCCCTTCTGGGTGGAGCGCAACCCCCTGCTGAGTAACGACACCCTGGAATATTTCGGCGCAGGCGATCAGGTCTATTCCCTCGCCCCCGGAGCCAAAACCGCCCTCTCCCTCACCTGTACCCACCAGGGCTGTAGCGTGCAGCGCCAAGTGGATACCACCGCCGACGGCTACCTCTGCCCCTGCCACGGTGCCGCCTACGCCAGCGATGGCCAAGTGCTGGCTGGCCCCGCCCAAGACAATCTGACCGCCTTCAAGGTGCTGCAACGGGATGGAGATCGGGTGCAGTTGATCGCCGCCAACGTCGAGTCTGGCGGCAACCCCAGCCACGATCTCACCGCCGACTACTACATCATGGCGGCGGATATCCCCGGCATTAAGTCCCTCTTTGCCCTAGCCGAGGGCACCGTGGAACCCATCTTGGCTCAACAAGTAGACGAACTCCAGGTGGCCGATCCCTTTGCGGTGGGCCGCTTCTGGCTGGATCGCGACTTTGACTGGGAGCATAGCTGGTTCACCTCCCTCTCCGGCTACCGCCTCACCGATAGCATCACCCTCTACCACCGCATCCAGGAAGACTACATTGACTGGGCCGAACGCACCGGGGGCAGCGTGGTCGAGCTTCATGCCTACTGCTACAAGGAAAAGGAATTCCCCACCCAGGCCGATATTCTCGACACCTTCGAGACCGAACTCTACGAGATTGTGCCCGAATTGAAGGGGGCCACCATCCTCCATCGGCAACTGGTGAACCAAAAGAACTTCGCCGGATTCCCGCCGGGCAGTTTCGCCAACCGTCCCCAAACCGCCACCACCACCGACAACCTCCTGTTTGCGGGTGACTGGGTGCGGATGCCCTTCCCCTGCGGCCTGATGGAGCGGGCCGTCAGCAGTGGCCTCCTCGCCGCCAACACCATCCTCCAGCGCGAAGGGGCCAAACGTCGCCCCATCCTCACCGTCAACCCAGAGGGGGTGCTGAAGATTTAA
- the alr gene encoding alanine racemase: protein MLSWEQTPSLGPMRCCRAWVEIDLEALRHNVQQFKQHLGHRAQLMAVVKADAYGHGAVMIAQAALKAGANWLGVATVPEGIELRTAGVQAPILVMGAVNSPEEMQAIARWQLQPTLVTPKQALMFSDILSRLAPARPVEVHLKLDTGMSRLGFPAAEAVEFVRFVRPLPHLTIGGLYSHFATADSPDPTTMIQQHQRFQAAVAQLTAENLLPPRLHLANTAATLADPALHYDMVRVGLGLYGLYPAPHLQSVLDLKPVMQVKARITLLKDLPAGTGVSYGHSYIAEHPLRMAVVGIGYADGVPRILSNRIQGMIKGQLAPQIGTITMDQLMVDVTHIPDLQEGDVVTLLGQDGPHCTTADDWADLTQSISWEILCGFKHRLPRVAIEKPISSIQGARQGG, encoded by the coding sequence ATGCTGAGTTGGGAGCAAACCCCCAGTTTGGGGCCAATGCGCTGCTGTCGGGCTTGGGTAGAGATTGATTTAGAAGCCCTGCGCCACAATGTGCAGCAGTTCAAACAACATCTAGGCCATCGCGCCCAGTTGATGGCCGTGGTAAAGGCCGATGCCTATGGTCATGGGGCTGTGATGATAGCCCAGGCCGCGCTGAAGGCCGGGGCCAACTGGCTAGGGGTAGCGACGGTGCCGGAGGGGATCGAGCTACGCACCGCCGGGGTGCAGGCTCCCATTTTAGTCATGGGGGCGGTGAATAGCCCTGAAGAAATGCAGGCTATCGCCCGGTGGCAGTTGCAGCCCACCCTGGTAACGCCCAAGCAAGCTCTCATGTTTTCAGACATCCTGTCGCGGTTGGCCCCCGCCCGCCCGGTGGAGGTGCATCTGAAGCTAGACACAGGCATGTCTCGGCTGGGCTTCCCTGCTGCTGAGGCTGTGGAGTTTGTGCGATTTGTGCGTCCGTTGCCCCATCTCACCATTGGCGGGCTCTACTCCCACTTTGCCACCGCCGACAGCCCCGACCCCACTACGATGATCCAGCAGCATCAGCGGTTTCAGGCGGCGGTAGCCCAGTTAACGGCTGAAAACCTGCTGCCTCCTCGGCTGCACCTGGCTAACACTGCGGCCACCCTAGCCGATCCCGCTCTGCACTACGATATGGTGCGCGTGGGCCTAGGTCTCTATGGGCTGTATCCTGCGCCCCACCTGCAATCGGTGCTAGATCTCAAACCTGTGATGCAGGTTAAGGCCCGAATTACGCTGCTGAAAGACCTGCCCGCCGGAACTGGAGTCAGCTACGGCCATTCCTACATAGCCGAGCACCCCCTGCGGATGGCGGTGGTGGGCATTGGCTATGCCGATGGGGTGCCGCGCATTTTGTCTAACCGCATTCAGGGGATGATTAAGGGCCAACTCGCCCCTCAAATCGGCACCATTACGATGGATCAACTCATGGTCGATGTGACTCACATTCCCGACCTGCAAGAGGGCGATGTCGTCACGCTGCTGGGGCAAGATGGCCCCCACTGCACCACCGCCGACGATTGGGCCGACCTAACCCAATCCATCTCCTGGGAAATTCTCTGCGGGTTCAAGCACCGCCTCCCCCGCGTTGCTATCGAAAAACCAATTTCTTCGATTCAAGGGGCTCGGCAAGGAGGTTAG
- a CDS encoding ABC transporter permease, whose product MKYLRETIAVAQRILAELWCRKRSLIFWAIFPVLLLILNSLILQERLQIPLEDAYTLAAPSTLVGAALFFSGLGGSLATVVSEREQHTLKRLFLSPLGGVSYFLGICLAYVVIGLGQTVLMYSLAFAQGATFEGSIAAGLLIVLLSMAAYVGVGFVLGTQLARRTEDVNSLVAAFGIPLMILGGAFMPTDFFPESLINLTRFNPIFHMIEAMVGIAAEGNTLAEVGEHVWFLGIFAVAMVGTGWLSYQRMVQVERQL is encoded by the coding sequence ATGAAATACCTGCGAGAGACCATCGCCGTCGCCCAGCGGATTTTGGCGGAGCTATGGTGCCGCAAGCGCAGCCTGATTTTTTGGGCGATTTTCCCGGTGCTGCTGCTGATCCTCAACAGCCTCATTTTGCAGGAACGGCTGCAAATTCCCCTGGAAGATGCCTATACCCTGGCGGCTCCCTCAACCCTGGTGGGGGCGGCGTTATTTTTTAGCGGGCTGGGGGGCAGCTTGGCCACGGTGGTTTCCGAGCGGGAGCAGCACACCCTGAAGCGGCTGTTTCTGTCGCCCCTCGGCGGCGTGTCGTACTTTTTAGGGATTTGCTTGGCCTACGTGGTGATTGGCCTGGGGCAAACGGTGCTGATGTACAGCCTTGCCTTTGCCCAGGGGGCCACCTTTGAGGGGTCTATCGCGGCTGGGTTGCTGATTGTGCTGCTGAGCATGGCCGCCTACGTGGGGGTGGGCTTTGTGCTGGGCACCCAACTGGCCCGCCGCACCGAGGATGTGAACTCCCTAGTAGCCGCCTTTGGCATTCCGCTGATGATTTTGGGTGGAGCCTTCATGCCCACGGATTTTTTCCCCGAATCCCTGATCAACCTCACCCGGTTTAACCCGATTTTTCACATGATTGAAGCCATGGTGGGCATTGCCGCCGAAGGGAACACCCTGGCCGAAGTGGGCGAACACGTTTGGTTTCTGGGCATTTTTGCCGTGGCCATGGTGGGTACGGGCTGGCTCTCCTACCAGCGCATGGTGCAGGTGGAGCGGCAGCTCTAG
- a CDS encoding GIY-YIG nuclease family protein, producing the protein MLNNTQEYAQRLLNELLSTPFESCALITREFQHLPPSPGLYAVRHREHQLLYLGKTKKLRERFKGGHKALTWSWLDDYDHREIRISFALLSMIDVIKLGEELEDILIQATKPPYNARYPTRDWR; encoded by the coding sequence ATGCTGAACAATACTCAAGAATACGCACAGCGATTGCTCAATGAGCTCCTGTCAACACCGTTTGAATCCTGTGCCCTGATCACGCGGGAATTTCAGCATCTGCCGCCCTCACCTGGTCTGTACGCCGTTCGGCATCGGGAGCACCAGTTGCTCTATTTAGGAAAGACGAAAAAGCTACGGGAGCGTTTCAAGGGTGGTCATAAAGCGCTCACATGGTCATGGCTCGATGATTATGATCATCGGGAGATTAGAATCTCGTTCGCACTTCTCTCCATGATTGATGTGATCAAATTGGGAGAAGAGCTGGAAGACATCTTAATCCAAGCCACAAAACCACCCTATAATGCGAGGTACCCTACCAGAGATTGGAGGTAG
- a CDS encoding Uma2 family endonuclease yields the protein MSPRSVSPSPTQIPQNPYIVPADVSLPREQWPTMYDLPSEDPEEPGLPDEFHDFQPQLLSATFRLADVAADRIFTAADLNLYYDLTHPRWYKRPDWFAVVGVPRFRDDDDLRLSYVTWQEQVNPYIVVELLSPGTADEDLGLIQSTNPNTPPPKWQVYEQILRIPYYVVFNRYTGALQAFRLTEFGYAPIPITDGRFMIPELNIGLGLWHGEFQDCTRQWIRFFDANGQWILTPVERERERADQEGLRAERERFRAERLAELLRAQGIDPDQVV from the coding sequence ATGTCTCCTCGGTCTGTCTCCCCATCCCCTACCCAAATTCCCCAAAATCCCTACATCGTTCCAGCGGATGTGTCCCTGCCACGGGAGCAATGGCCGACGATGTATGATTTGCCCAGCGAAGACCCGGAGGAACCTGGGTTGCCAGACGAATTTCATGATTTTCAGCCCCAGCTACTCAGCGCCACCTTTCGCCTTGCCGATGTGGCGGCAGATCGTATTTTCACCGCTGCCGACCTAAATCTGTACTACGACCTCACCCATCCCCGCTGGTACAAGCGGCCCGACTGGTTTGCCGTAGTGGGTGTTCCCCGATTTCGTGACGACGACGACCTCCGGCTCAGCTACGTCACCTGGCAGGAACAGGTCAACCCCTACATTGTGGTAGAACTCCTGTCTCCCGGCACCGCCGATGAAGATTTGGGCCTCATCCAGTCCACGAACCCCAATACCCCACCGCCCAAGTGGCAGGTTTACGAGCAAATCCTTCGGATCCCCTACTACGTGGTGTTCAACCGCTACACGGGAGCCTTGCAAGCTTTTCGCCTCACGGAGTTCGGGTACGCTCCAATCCCGATCACGGATGGGCGTTTTATGATCCCAGAACTCAACATTGGCCTGGGGCTATGGCATGGGGAATTTCAGGACTGTACGCGGCAATGGATTCGTTTTTTTGATGCCAATGGCCAGTGGATCTTGACGCCTGTGGAAAGAGAACGGGAACGGGCCGATCAAGAGGGTCTTAGGGCCGAACGGGAACGCTTCCGAGCCGAACGGTTGGCCGAACTCCTCAGAGCCCAGGGGATTGATCCGGATCAGGTGGTGTGA
- the gyrA gene encoding DNA gyrase subunit A: MSDQLNLLASGQIVPTSLHTEVQRSYLEYAMSVIVGRALPDVRDGLKPVHRRILYAMHELGLTPDRPYRKCARVVGDVLGKYHPHGDQAVYDALVRMVQTFSSRYPLLDGHGNFGSVDNDPPAAMRYTETRLSPVSHGAMLGDISEALVDFIDNFDSSQQEPVVLPTQLPNLLLNGCSGIAVGMATNIPPHNLGEVVDGLIAMIDRPQMTDEDLFRLIPGPDFPTGGEIIGTEGILDAYRTGRGSIPVRGICQFEEVRPGKGRQRRNAIVVTELPYQVNKAGWIEKIAQLVNAGKLEGIADIRDESDRDGMRVVIELKRDTPAQKVLQDLYRMTPLQSNFGVIMLALDNGQPRQMPLREVMQAFLDFRETTLTRHYQHQLEKTEAKLHITEGLLTALSNIDAIIDILRNAPDGTTAKQEFQRRFDLSERQSDAILAMPLRKLTGMERQGLESEFEELTQRRDELQRLLSDRKELLKALKKELKALRKKFNDPRRTRIQSDAERAEETQQVEEIIAEVEDEEAVVEFTQKGYVRRYSQRSYQRRQARLETDTDPKLHPTEDDPIVQVEPALTAQEVLTLTRDGRAFTVAVGDIPPPPRQGKGVPLVNLLPDSVPAEADAIVAQFVLREDLMEHDLILVTQKGKIKRAPLKEFTNLTGRGLTAMKVKDDDELAYVSLAQLGDDLVLACSGGRVLRFPIDDDNLPLMGRTAQGPQGMRLGKYERLVGCVTVKSGYDEVILISAAGFGKRLPVEDLRTTRRGDLGSQAFQFSLKTDKLLALLPAPVHSTLTLFSNTDRVAVLPTATVPRLGRTGECPRLVKPNKEETLIRVTQVVPISNSETAAIEGD; this comes from the coding sequence ATGTCCGACCAACTGAACCTGCTTGCTTCGGGTCAAATTGTGCCTACCTCGCTCCACACCGAGGTGCAGCGGTCGTACCTGGAATACGCCATGAGCGTGATTGTGGGGCGGGCCTTGCCCGATGTGCGCGATGGCCTCAAACCCGTGCATCGCCGCATTCTCTACGCCATGCACGAGTTGGGCTTGACTCCCGACCGACCCTACCGCAAATGCGCCCGCGTGGTGGGGGATGTGCTGGGCAAATACCATCCCCACGGCGATCAGGCGGTCTACGATGCCCTGGTGCGGATGGTTCAGACCTTTTCGAGCCGCTACCCGCTGCTGGATGGCCACGGCAACTTTGGCTCGGTGGATAACGACCCCCCGGCGGCGATGCGCTACACCGAAACCCGCCTCTCGCCCGTCAGTCATGGAGCCATGCTGGGCGACATCAGCGAAGCCCTGGTGGATTTCATCGACAACTTCGATAGCTCCCAGCAGGAGCCTGTGGTGCTGCCCACCCAGTTGCCCAACCTGTTGCTGAATGGCTGTTCCGGCATTGCCGTGGGCATGGCGACGAACATTCCCCCCCACAACTTGGGGGAGGTGGTGGACGGGCTGATTGCCATGATTGATCGGCCCCAGATGACCGATGAGGATCTGTTTCGGCTGATTCCTGGCCCGGACTTTCCTACGGGTGGGGAAATCATCGGCACCGAGGGCATTTTGGATGCCTACCGCACCGGACGGGGCAGCATTCCCGTGCGCGGTATCTGCCAGTTTGAGGAGGTTCGACCGGGCAAGGGGCGTCAGCGGCGCAATGCGATTGTGGTGACGGAACTGCCCTACCAGGTGAACAAGGCGGGCTGGATTGAGAAAATTGCCCAACTCGTTAACGCGGGCAAGCTGGAGGGCATCGCCGACATCCGCGACGAAAGCGACCGCGACGGCATGCGGGTGGTGATCGAACTGAAGCGCGACACCCCCGCCCAAAAGGTGCTGCAAGACCTCTACCGCATGACCCCCCTGCAAAGCAATTTCGGCGTGATCATGCTGGCCTTGGACAATGGCCAACCCCGCCAAATGCCCCTGCGCGAGGTGATGCAGGCATTTCTGGACTTCCGAGAAACCACCCTCACCCGCCACTACCAGCACCAGCTCGAAAAAACCGAAGCCAAGCTCCACATCACCGAGGGGCTACTCACCGCCCTAAGCAACATTGATGCCATCATCGACATCCTTCGCAACGCTCCCGACGGCACCACCGCCAAACAGGAATTTCAGCGGCGGTTTGACCTCAGCGAACGCCAATCCGACGCCATTTTGGCTATGCCCCTGCGCAAATTGACGGGGATGGAACGCCAGGGTCTCGAATCCGAATTTGAAGAACTCACCCAGCGGCGGGACGAATTACAGCGTCTATTATCCGACCGCAAGGAACTCCTCAAAGCCCTAAAAAAAGAACTCAAAGCCCTGCGTAAAAAGTTTAACGATCCCCGCCGCACCCGCATCCAAAGCGACGCAGAACGGGCCGAAGAAACCCAGCAAGTAGAAGAAATTATTGCTGAAGTGGAAGACGAAGAAGCGGTGGTAGAATTCACCCAAAAAGGCTACGTGCGCCGCTATTCCCAGCGTTCTTACCAACGGCGGCAGGCGCGGTTAGAAACCGACACCGACCCCAAACTGCACCCCACCGAAGACGACCCCATCGTCCAAGTGGAACCCGCCCTCACGGCCCAAGAGGTGCTTACCCTCACCCGCGATGGCCGTGCCTTCACCGTTGCCGTGGGGGATATTCCGCCGCCGCCCCGCCAGGGCAAGGGCGTGCCCTTGGTGAACCTGCTACCCGATTCCGTCCCCGCCGAGGCCGATGCCATTGTGGCCCAGTTCGTTTTGCGCGAAGACCTGATGGAACACGACCTCATCCTCGTCACCCAGAAGGGCAAAATCAAACGCGCCCCCCTCAAAGAATTCACCAACCTCACTGGACGCGGCCTCACCGCCATGAAGGTGAAAGACGACGACGAGCTCGCCTACGTCTCCCTCGCCCAACTGGGGGATGATCTGGTGCTGGCCTGCTCCGGTGGTCGGGTGTTGCGCTTCCCCATCGACGACGACAACCTGCCCCTGATGGGCCGCACCGCCCAAGGCCCCCAAGGGATGCGCCTCGGCAAATACGAACGCCTGGTGGGCTGCGTCACCGTGAAATCCGGCTACGACGAGGTGATTCTGATTTCAGCGGCAGGCTTTGGCAAGCGCCTCCCGGTGGAAGATCTCCGCACCACCAGGCGCGGCGACCTGGGCAGCCAAGCGTTCCAGTTCAGCCTCAAAACCGACAAACTGCTGGCCCTGCTGCCCGCCCCTGTCCACAGCACCCTCACCCTCTTCAGCAACACCGACCGAGTGGCTGTCCTCCCCACCGCCACCGTGCCCCGCCTAGGCCGCACCGGAGAATGCCCCCGGTTGGTGAAACCCAATAAGGAGGAAACCCTCATCCGCGTGACTCAGGTGGTGCCTATCAGCAATTCAGAAACTGCGGCTATCGAGGGAGACTAG
- a CDS encoding succinylglutamate desuccinylase/aspartoacylase family protein, with protein sequence MATDPAPDVAPDLAPTLLPDSECPPRRPRRTSARATAASEPCLPLVVGGQTIPPGRRVRLDLPVARLTTGTMMSLPVTVINGKYPGPRLWLSAAIHGDELNGVDIIRRLVRALRPTRLRGAVIAVPVVNIFGLLEQSRYLPDRRDLNRSFPGSPRGSLASRLAFLFMSEVVNQCTHGIDLHTAAIHRTNLPQVRADLSDPDTYAFAQAFGAPIILHAAHRDGSLRQAAAKRHIPTLLYEGGEALRFDEAAIQGGVDGIYRAMAHLGMYAPPSSLPAATSLEARETRWVRASRGGIWRCTTRLGETVKARQSLGFISDTFGDKPVQVRSPMAGIVIGHGQNPLVNQGDALVHVARLEAP encoded by the coding sequence TTGGCGACAGACCCCGCCCCAGATGTGGCCCCAGACCTGGCCCCTACGCTGCTCCCCGATTCGGAATGCCCGCCCCGTCGGCCCCGAAGAACATCGGCCCGTGCGACCGCTGCCTCAGAGCCCTGCCTACCACTGGTGGTGGGTGGCCAAACCATTCCCCCAGGCCGACGGGTGCGGCTAGATTTGCCTGTGGCGCGGCTAACCACAGGCACGATGATGTCCCTTCCGGTGACGGTGATTAACGGCAAATATCCCGGCCCCCGACTGTGGCTCAGTGCCGCCATCCACGGCGATGAACTCAACGGCGTCGATATTATTCGCCGCCTAGTTCGGGCGCTGAGGCCCACCCGGCTGCGGGGGGCGGTGATTGCGGTGCCTGTGGTGAATATTTTTGGCTTACTGGAGCAGTCGCGCTACCTGCCAGATCGCCGGGATTTGAACCGTTCCTTTCCCGGTTCCCCGCGAGGCTCCTTGGCTAGTCGGCTGGCGTTTTTGTTTATGAGCGAAGTGGTGAACCAGTGCACCCACGGCATCGACCTGCACACCGCCGCCATCCACCGCACCAACCTACCCCAGGTGCGGGCCGACCTCTCCGACCCCGACACCTACGCCTTTGCCCAAGCCTTTGGCGCACCGATTATCCTCCATGCAGCCCACCGGGATGGATCTCTGCGCCAAGCCGCTGCCAAGCGCCATATCCCCACCCTACTCTACGAAGGCGGTGAAGCCCTGCGGTTTGATGAAGCGGCGATCCAGGGCGGTGTAGACGGCATCTATCGAGCCATGGCTCACCTGGGGATGTATGCGCCCCCCAGTTCTCTACCCGCCGCAACCAGCCTCGAAGCCCGCGAAACTCGCTGGGTACGGGCCTCCCGTGGGGGCATTTGGCGCTGCACCACCCGCCTGGGCGAAACGGTGAAAGCCCGCCAATCCCTAGGATTCATCAGCGATACCTTTGGCGATAAACCCGTCCAAGTCCGCAGCCCCATGGCCGGAATCGTCATCGGCCACGGCCAAAATCCCCTGGTGAACCAAGGCGATGCCCTCGTTCATGTGGCCCGGTTAGAAGCGCCGTAG